The genome window ATACTTCAACAAGGTCTCCCCGCTCTTTTAATGACGTAACGCAATTTCCCTCACTGTTGCGCGGTTTTCTTTTTAGTGTTTCGATAAGGTTGGCAGGAATACTTTGAAAACTACTGTAATTAGTGGAAACACCCTCAGCTTATCGCAGTGTCACAGCCCTTTTTATAGTGTATGTGGTGGCTCTTAAAAGAGCCTTTGTGTTggtcagaatattttttaaaactaacaGTATTGTTCTGTTGAGTCTTAAGCACGCTCTCCGCGGATGCGGCGGGCGAGCTGAATGTCCTTGGGCATGATGGTGACGCGCTTGGCGTGGATGGCGCACAGGTTGGTGTCCTCGAAGAGCCCCACCAGGTAAGCCTCGCTGGCCTCCTGCAGCGCCATGACGGCCGAGCTCTGGAAGCGCAGGTCGGTCTTGAAGTCCTGCGCGATCTCGCGCACCAGGCGCTGGAAGGGCAGCTTGCGGATCAGCAGCTCGGTGGACTTCTGGTAGCGGCGGATCTCGCGCAGCGCCACCGTGCCGGGCCGGTAGCGGTGCGGCTTCTTGACGCCGCCCGTGGCCGGCGCGCTCTTGCGGGCCGCCTTGGTGGCCAGCTGCTTGCGGGGCGCCTTCCCGCCCGTCGACTTCCGCGCCGTCTGCTTCGTGCGCGCCATAGCTACCAATCGAACACTGGGAGCTGCCCGCAGCCGCAGCAGCACTACCACCCTGCATCTCTTCGCGGGCTATATATAGCACCCGTGCCTTCTCTGATAGGCAGACGAGTACGTGCTGAGTTTCATTGGTGGATTCAAAGTTTAAAACTCCCGCCATTGGCAGATACCGCCTACTCTTCTGCGTCTTTGTTCTTGCTGGATACTTTATGttcctaaaaagaaaaatcacaatttTAACATCGTAAAGTGCTTTCATTGGCAGAAACTAGAAGACTTAGTTTTATTATTAACTCACAGAATTTCTTGTAACTATGAAGCCACGCAATAGCTGGAACTTTTGTGTAAGTTAATAATTTGCACTTCCTTTATTAAACCACTTTTACTTCCTGTAAGTGTGAAATTTTCGCTTTAATTTTTACGGATATATTTCTGCAGAGCTATCAAGGACAACAAGCTGTTGAAATTTTTATATTGATATGTTCTGTATGTTTCTTTAATATTCTAACACAAAAGAGAGGGATGGCCGCTGGAAACCtgtatttttaagaataaatacgaaagagattttaaaaaacatatatttatttttaaaaaatgaaaactattcAGATCTCTTACCTCTTAGTATATTATTGATACTTTAACTCATCAGCTCTATAAGGAATTCTGGACCAGAAGAGAAGTCTAGGATTCAAAGGCCGTAACTAAACTTTTAGATTTTGAGTCCAGAGTCAATGTTCAACTACTGTCCCTCACAACCTGGGAAGGGGGTCCCGACAGGGGCTGCTacatttcccttctccctgtAACCCTCCAGCACCTTTTTTGCACCACTCACTAACACAGCCAGAatgtctttctctttccctctgttTCCACAACTCATCAGAACAATACtgttagttttaaaaaatgttctgaCCAACACAAAGGCTCTTTTAAGAGCCACCACATACACTATAAAAAGGGCTGTGACACTGCGATAAGCTGAGGGTGTTTCCACTAATTACAGTAGTTTTCAAAGTATTCCTGCCAACCTTATCGAAACACTAAAAAGAAAACCGCGCAACAGTGAGGGAAATTGCGTTACGTCATTAAAAGAGCGGGGAGACCTTGTTGAAGTATTATCCTTTGTTCATTTAAAGTTAGGGGTACAGACGGGAGTGAAGTGCCGTGTTGTTGCAATTTCAGAAAGTCCGAAGTTTTGAAAGAGCGGAAAACTTAGGGGTGCCGCGGTGCTAAAAAGGGGAGCAATCGTCGTGCGGGGAAAATGCCCGGAGTGCGAGAGTGTACCGCCTATCCTGACTCCCCTAATTTCTCCCGCTCGCTGACACAGGCAGGGCgtctctctcttcccctctgtTTCTGCAACTCCGCCCTCGCAACCCGGCCTCTGCATGCCGGCGGTTTTCAAAGactaaagcaaagaaaagcGAGGGAGAACGAACCCTCCcggggcccggcggcggcggcgggcggggggggagCGGGAGTGACCGCTCtgggcgggcggggccgcgcgcgCTGAGTCCCGCCCGTGCCGCCTCGTCATTGGCCGCGTGGAGAGCGCGGGCGGAGCCTTTGGGCGCTGCGCCCGCCGCGATTGGTCAGAACGAGATTCGCTCCGCCATTGGGCTGCTCGTTCCCCGGCGGGCGCCGCGACCTAtcgggaggcggcggcggcgcggagGGAGGGGATATAAGAGCGGCGGGCTGAGGGCGGTCGTCATTCACCTGCCGGTGTAGTGTAGGGTGAGAGTTTGTCGCGGAGCGAGCCAGGGAAGATGTCCGGGCGCGGGAAGCAGGGCGGGAAGGCGCGGGCCAAGGCCAAGTCGCGCTCGTCGCGGGCCGGGCTGCAGTTCCCCGTGGGCCGCGTGCACCGGCTGCTGCGCAAGGGCAACTACGCCGAGCGGGTGGGCGCCGGCGCGCCCGTCTACCTGGCGGCCGTGCTCGAGTACCTGACGGCCGAGATCCTGGAGCTGGCGGGCAACGCGGCCCGCGACAACAAGAAGACGCGCATCATCCCCCGCCACCTGCAGCTCGCCATCCGCAACGACGAGGAGCTCAACAAGCTGCTGGGCAAGGTGACGATCGCGCAGGGCGGCGTGCTGCCCAACATCCAGGCCGTGCTGCTGCCCAAGAAGACTGAAAGCCACAAAGCCAAGAGCAAGTAAAGCAGGCGGCGAAAGCGTCCCGAGCCCAGAAGCGAACCCAAAGGCTCTTTTCAGAGCCACCCACAGCCTCGAGAAAGAGCTTGAGACGCTGCGGATCGTGCATCCGGGGGGGCTGAAGGGAGCACTTAGtctttgtgtgtggttttgggtGCGTGCGTGGCGGGTGGGTTGGGACGTGTCCCTTTCGTATAGCCGCGCCGGGCTGGTTCTGCCGGAGAGCTCAGTCGCGGCCGGGCGGTCTCCGCTGTGGTCGTGAGCCGCCGCCGGCGAGAGCTCCCTTGTCACTTtcccggggctggggagggggtgtgCGCTTTGCTGGGACGAGCGTCCCGGGATCGGAGCGCGGGCTCTGCCGAGCAAGGAAGGTGGCGGACGGAGCCAATCGGCGTCCGCGCGGGCTTTTGGAAATGGCGCGGGCGCTTAACCCGATCGGCGCTGGACATGGGTCTGGGCTAGGGCTAGGGCTGCCGGCAGCGCCGCCCGCTGAAAAGTGATCAAGCGCCTGCTTCACAAGCCCCGCCGTGTTCGTCAAACACGCTAGTCACGAGGAAACAAAGGATTATTTTCTTGGGGGAGGGTGTTATTGCCTTAACCGGGGTTTTGGCGTTTTTCTTAAGCCGCTTAGAAGCTGCAGCCCGACATGAAAAATGGGGTTGGGGGGTGGCGAGGCGGAGAGCGGGAGCATGAGAAGGAGGAGACTTACTAAAAACAAAGCAGGAGCAAACAAATACAGCAAAGCAACACAGCTCTTCTGAGAGAAAGTGGGTGGCTCTTAAAAGAGCCTTTGGGTTCGGTTTCTCGAGGTGATCCGGGAACAAAAGGTGTGTTTTAGCCGCCGAAGCCGTAGAGGGTGCGTCCCTGGCGCTTGAGGGCGTAGACCACGTCCATGGCCGTGACGGTCTTCCTCTTGGCGTGCTCGGTGTAGGTGACGGCGTCGCGGATGACGTTCTCCAGGAAGACCTTCAGCACGCCGCGCGTCTCCTCGTAGATGAGCCCCGAGATGCGCTTGACGCCGCCGCGCCGAGCCAGGCGGCGGATGGCCGGCTTGGTGATGCCCTGGATGTTGTCGCGCAGCACCTTGCGGTGGCGCTTGGCACCGCCCTTGCCGAGCCCCTTCCCGCCCTTGCCTCTGCCAGACATGCTGCCGTCTCTGACCGCTCTTAACCGCCGCCGGCCGCGCGGCGCCCTTTATGCGCCGGGAGCCGACCTGGTTGGGAGCAGGGGCGGacgcggcgggcgggggcggggcctgcgCCTCCGCCCTCTCCGCTGCTCTCGGCCGCCGCCCCGGGGCCCCGGCGGCTTCTCCGCCACAATCCCCGCCTCCCTCTCCGCCTGCGCCTCGCTCCGaggcccccagccccctcagcccacTGAACCGCTTTTCCCCCCATCTTCCCCTTAGGACTCATCAACGGCCCGTAGACCTTTCTATGATATTCTGAGTGCGCTTCCCCTGACGAGTCGATCTAGACTCGGCCTGACCAGTCTCAGGTGCCGTAGAGTGTTGCGGCCTAGTGCGGCCGTGCACCGGGATTCCGCCAGTCTTGCGGGGGGTCCCCCGGATCTTTCCAGCTGGTTTGCGCAGCGCTATCCCGGTACAGTGTTGGGGGGAAGTGTTCTGAGTCACTTGCCTTGACTTCGCGTATCTTACCCTCTCCTGCCGCCTTCTGGGctttatataattttctttaaacatttttaaattgcattttctaCGAGATGACTTAAGTGTTAGGAGCATACATTTGTCTTGCAATTTATGTTGGTCTTTCAGTCTTATAATGAATATGTTCCACTTTACTGTGTTGCTTTACCTGCAGcacaacatattttttttccacatgtcagtttttttttataaatagcCTATCTTTTGCTGGTATTGATTATTTCCAACAATAGGTGCAGATCTTATGATTTcgtttcattttattttcctttgtgagGAGCACTAAATCACTGAACTCATATTCTCTagttcttctgctgctgcttacTGTATACTGGGAACTTAGATGGcaatactttaaaaacaaacttaaCCAGCTACAGAATATAATTGTCAGAAACAGTGTGCCAACTGAAAGAATAATattctttctcccttttgccttttttagaTATCAGTTTGGGGCCTACATAGGTTCTGGAACCCTTTTAAGTAGCATTGCatgtgaaaatatatatatatagcctAGAAGACAATGAATAACTGTTAACAATTTATAAAACCACTAGCTAACTATAGCAAATAGGGTGTTAATTATTGGttaaaaattctgaaagcatatcttataatttttcttaattgtttTACCTGTTCATTTAGGTtatcttcatttatattttttgcaATTTTCTTCTCAGCTTCTTTCCTTCATAAATTATCAGCGTGGAGACCATTGTCTGTGCATTTATCTGGTTGGTTTCTTCAGTGCAGTTTGTTTGATGGGTTGTTTTGGTCTCTGCTtgttggtgttttgggggttttggggggcttttttttgttgttgttttttcagaaaatctgcatgaaaataattttatatgcGGATGAAGTTCTGATTTGTATGTTACGAACACTAAATTAACCTCTTTATGTTTCATCAGTGAGGATTACTGCTGAACATGGGAAATGTGAGCATAGCAGCTGCAAACTGCATTTCAAATTCCCCCCATctgcagcaaacagcagaaATCAGTATGAAGTGGCTGCCCTGGGCTTTGTTCCTGTGTGTGCCTCTAAACCCTCAGAGCTTGGGCTGTTACATAGTAACAGGAATTCTGCTAGCTGCTATCAATGGAGTTTGGGAACTTTATGAACTGATTTTGCCATATGGagggaaagtaaaaaaattccACATGGGTTAGGAattttgcaaacatttttgACTTTCCTCACTACACTATACCAGAATGTTATCTGCTTGTGCCATATCTGG of Pseudopipra pipra isolate bDixPip1 chromosome 5, bDixPip1.hap1, whole genome shotgun sequence contains these proteins:
- the LOC135414503 gene encoding histone H3-like, coding for MSGRGKGGKGLGKGGAKRHRKVLRDNIQGITKPAIRRLARRGGVKRISGLIYEETRGVLKVFLENVIRDAVTYTEHAKRKTVTAMDVVYALKRQGRTLYVLLRLRAAPSVRLVAMARTKQTARKSTGGKAPRKQLATKAARKSAPATGGVKKPHRYRPGTVALREIRRYQKSTELLIRKLPFQRLVREIAQDFKTDLRFQSSAVMALQEASEAYLVGLFEDTNLCAIHAKRVTIMPKDIQLARRIRGERA
- the LOC135414485 gene encoding histone H2A type 2-C gives rise to the protein MSGRGKQGGKARAKAKSRSSRAGLQFPVGRVHRLLRKGNYAERVGAGAPVYLAAVLEYLTAEILELAGNAARDNKKTRIIPRHLQLAIRNDEELNKLLGKVTIAQGGVLPNIQAVLLPKKTESHKAKSK